In Halobaculum rubrum, the following are encoded in one genomic region:
- a CDS encoding sulfurtransferase TusA family protein: MTDAAYDLDKTVDARGAACPGPLMDLIGAIKSVDSGAIVRLRSDNEQSTTDVPEWTEESGNELLELVETDDGYDFYVKKA; encoded by the coding sequence ATGACCGACGCAGCATACGACCTCGACAAGACCGTTGATGCCAGGGGCGCGGCGTGTCCCGGCCCACTGATGGACCTGATCGGCGCGATCAAGAGCGTCGACTCGGGCGCGATCGTCAGACTCCGCAGCGACAACGAACAGTCGACGACCGACGTACCCGAGTGGACCGAGGAGTCGGGCAACGAGCTGTTGGAACTGGTCGAGACCGACGACGGCTACGACTTCTACGTGAAGAAAGCATGA
- a CDS encoding helix-turn-helix domain-containing protein, which produces MPDSMSEQLQRDMECEGLLECFHGLKQLDKDCYQTLVSADSPLTIDEVAERVDRERSTAYRAVQRLLDAGFIQKEQINYDQGGYYHVYSPTDPSEIADDMQRMLNDWYAKMGQLIGEFETKYEQPDRVPVEN; this is translated from the coding sequence ATGCCCGATTCGATGTCCGAACAACTCCAGCGGGACATGGAGTGCGAGGGGCTGCTGGAGTGTTTCCACGGTCTGAAGCAACTCGACAAGGACTGCTATCAGACGCTGGTCTCCGCGGACTCGCCGCTCACTATCGACGAGGTCGCCGAGCGCGTCGACCGCGAGCGCTCGACCGCCTACCGGGCGGTCCAGCGCCTCCTCGATGCCGGGTTCATCCAGAAAGAGCAGATCAACTACGATCAGGGCGGCTACTACCACGTCTACAGTCCGACCGACCCGTCGGAGATCGCCGACGACATGCAGCGGATGCTCAACGACTGGTACGCGAAGATGGGCCAGCTCATCGGGGAGTTCGAGACCAAGTACGAGCAGCCCGATCGAGTCCCCGTCGAGAACTGA
- a CDS encoding universal stress protein, which produces MYDDILLPFDGSDGARAVLHHVAEIAGTEDATIHVLFVADTTRDSVTVIRGQPVDALVDHGESVVADAGQTLASLDVDFDTDVVQGNPAPEITDYADRHGHDLIVMPTHGRAGISRFLLGSVTEKVVRLSSVPVLTARMQPDEQLAFPYDDILVPTDGSPGAAPAVEHGLSLASALDATVHALSVVDTASLGFDVRSAVSAEAGEGAATDAVDDVAAQAESYGVGEVVRHLRRGNPVAEILDTVDGEDIDAVVMGTVGRRGTDRVLLGGVAEKTVRSAPVPVITVRRTE; this is translated from the coding sequence ATGTACGACGATATCCTTCTCCCGTTCGACGGGAGCGACGGCGCGAGAGCCGTTCTCCACCACGTCGCCGAGATCGCCGGCACCGAGGACGCGACGATACACGTACTTTTCGTCGCCGACACGACGCGTGATTCGGTGACCGTCATTCGGGGACAGCCCGTGGATGCACTCGTTGACCACGGGGAGTCCGTCGTTGCGGATGCGGGGCAGACGCTCGCGTCACTCGACGTCGACTTCGACACGGACGTCGTTCAGGGGAATCCGGCGCCGGAGATCACCGACTACGCCGACCGACACGGCCACGATCTGATCGTGATGCCCACGCACGGGCGAGCGGGGATCTCCCGGTTCCTGCTCGGCAGTGTGACTGAAAAGGTCGTCCGGCTGTCGTCGGTCCCGGTGTTGACGGCACGGATGCAACCGGACGAGCAACTCGCGTTTCCCTACGACGACATCCTCGTTCCGACGGACGGCAGCCCCGGAGCGGCCCCCGCGGTCGAACACGGGCTCTCGCTCGCGTCGGCGCTCGATGCGACCGTTCACGCGCTGTCGGTCGTGGACACCGCGTCGCTGGGGTTCGATGTCCGGTCGGCCGTCTCGGCGGAAGCCGGAGAGGGGGCCGCGACCGACGCCGTCGACGACGTCGCCGCACAGGCCGAATCGTACGGTGTCGGCGAGGTCGTTCGGCATCTCAGACGGGGGAACCCGGTCGCCGAGATCCTCGACACTGTCGATGGGGAGGACATCGACGCCGTCGTCATGGGGACGGTCGGTCGTCGCGGCACCGATCGGGTTCTGTTGGGCGGCGTCGCCGAAAAGACCGTTCGGTCGGCGCCGGTTCCGGTGATAACGGTCAGGAGAACGGAGTAG
- a CDS encoding DUF1641 domain-containing protein, giving the protein MSDSEPAQQEAESVDSDALEEAIAENPEAVAEFVQRLDAVNELLDVLALGEGALSDEMVRELSSTAGTLAESADGLATEETVALAAAVGDNGEELTEALDTLVTLQRSGTLDELAEIAEVGSLATAALSDEMVRSLASTGSGLGEVADTAADEDTREGIETLLDGVGDAEAEAPERVGAIGLARGIRDPEVQYGLGYLLALAGAIGRERAENA; this is encoded by the coding sequence ATGAGCGATTCGGAACCAGCCCAGCAGGAGGCCGAGTCGGTCGACAGCGACGCGCTCGAGGAGGCGATCGCGGAGAACCCCGAAGCTGTCGCCGAGTTCGTCCAGCGACTGGACGCGGTCAACGAACTGTTGGACGTGCTCGCGCTCGGGGAGGGCGCGCTCAGCGACGAGATGGTTCGTGAACTGTCGAGCACCGCCGGGACGCTCGCGGAGTCGGCGGACGGACTCGCGACCGAGGAGACGGTCGCGCTCGCGGCCGCCGTCGGCGACAACGGCGAGGAACTGACCGAGGCGCTCGACACGTTGGTGACCCTGCAGCGCTCGGGCACCCTCGACGAGTTGGCGGAGATCGCCGAGGTCGGCTCCCTCGCGACCGCGGCGCTCAGCGACGAGATGGTGCGCTCGCTGGCGAGCACCGGGTCCGGGCTGGGTGAGGTCGCCGACACCGCCGCCGACGAGGACACCCGGGAGGGGATCGAGACGCTCCTCGACGGCGTCGGCGACGCGGAGGCCGAAGCGCCCGAGCGCGTCGGCGCGATCGGGCTCGCCCGCGGGATCAGGGACCCCGAGGTCCAGTACGGGCTCGGGTACCTCCTCGCGCTCGCGGGCGCGATCGGCCGCGAGCGGGCCGAGAACGCGTAG
- a CDS encoding acetamidase/formamidase family protein yields the protein MSQQIQEELEVDAFTLGLVGPDQEWAGTVADGGTVRTHTPPACWGPMITPEFRGGHEVTRPIRVENAEPGDALVVRINDVEVTSTATSTGSMAEREGAFGDDPFVDHKCPECGALWPESVVEGTGEDAIRCAECGANASSFGFEYGYTVAFDDEKTVGVTVDGDGARRLAENADEAMALPEHSRQHPILLYGPDEMPGALGRLRPFIGNIGTTPAREFPDSHNAGDFGQFLIGASHDWGLADESELEARTDGHMDSNDVRPGATLICPVRVEGAGLYVGDLHANQGDGELSLHTTDVSGRTELEVEVIKDLELGGPILLPNEADLPHIAKPYTADEREAGQAVADEYDVDELHDAAPIQVVGSGATINDATENAFDRAGDLLDMTEGEIRGRCTFTGGVEIARLPGVVQLSMLVPMEKLEEVGLAEPVRTQYGL from the coding sequence ATGTCCCAACAGATCCAGGAGGAACTCGAGGTGGACGCGTTCACCCTCGGGCTCGTCGGTCCCGATCAGGAGTGGGCTGGTACCGTCGCCGACGGCGGAACCGTTCGCACGCACACCCCGCCGGCGTGCTGGGGCCCGATGATCACCCCCGAGTTCAGGGGCGGTCACGAGGTGACGCGACCGATCCGCGTCGAGAACGCCGAGCCCGGCGACGCGCTCGTCGTCCGGATCAACGACGTCGAGGTGACGAGCACGGCCACGAGCACGGGGAGTATGGCCGAACGCGAGGGCGCCTTCGGCGACGACCCGTTCGTCGACCACAAGTGTCCCGAATGCGGCGCACTCTGGCCCGAGAGCGTCGTCGAGGGGACGGGCGAGGACGCGATCCGCTGTGCCGAATGCGGTGCGAACGCCTCGTCGTTTGGGTTCGAGTACGGCTACACCGTCGCGTTCGACGACGAGAAGACGGTCGGCGTCACCGTCGACGGGGACGGCGCCCGGCGGCTCGCGGAGAACGCCGACGAGGCGATGGCGTTGCCGGAGCACTCCCGCCAGCATCCGATCCTGCTGTACGGTCCCGACGAGATGCCCGGCGCGCTCGGTCGCCTCCGACCGTTCATCGGGAACATCGGGACGACGCCCGCCCGTGAGTTCCCCGACTCGCACAACGCCGGCGACTTCGGCCAGTTTCTCATCGGCGCGAGCCACGACTGGGGACTCGCCGACGAGTCCGAGCTGGAGGCGCGCACCGACGGCCACATGGACTCCAACGACGTCCGGCCCGGCGCGACGCTGATCTGTCCGGTCCGCGTCGAGGGGGCCGGCCTCTACGTCGGGGACCTCCACGCGAACCAGGGGGACGGCGAGCTCTCCTTACACACGACAGACGTGAGCGGACGGACCGAGTTGGAGGTCGAGGTGATCAAGGACCTCGAACTGGGCGGGCCGATCCTGCTCCCCAACGAGGCGGACCTGCCGCACATCGCGAAGCCGTACACTGCCGACGAGCGGGAGGCCGGGCAGGCCGTCGCCGACGAGTACGACGTGGACGAACTGCACGACGCCGCGCCGATCCAGGTCGTCGGCTCGGGCGCGACGATCAACGACGCGACCGAGAACGCCTTCGACCGTGCGGGCGACCTGCTCGACATGACCGAAGGGGAGATCCGCGGCCGTTGTACGTTCACCGGTGGCGTCGAGATCGCTCGGCTGCCGGGCGTCGTCCAGCTCTCCATGCTCGTCCCGATGGAGAAGCTGGAGGAGGTCGGACTGGCGGAACCCGTCCGCACACAGTACGGACTGTAG
- the katG gene encoding catalase/peroxidase HPI: MIRSNQDWWPDQLNLDILDQNTQNHGPMDEEFDYAEAFQSLDFDQVKADIEDVMTTSQEWWPADYGHYGPLFIRMAWHSAGTYRTYDGRGGASGGRQRLPPLDSWPDNANLDKARRLLWPVKQKYGRNLSWGDLIILAGNVALESMGFETFGFAGGREDDYKPDESVDWGPEDEFELSSEERFEEDGTLKWPLGNTVMGLIYVNPEGPNGEPDLEGSAQNIRESFGQMAMNDEETVALIAGGHTFGKVHGADDPDEHVGPEPAAAPMEKQGLGWESDFGEGKGPDTITSGIEGPWNTTPTQWDTSYVDNLLNHEWEPEKGPGGAWQWTTKDGELDDAAPGVQDPSDREDVMMLTTDVALKHDPDYREVLERFQENPMEFGISFAKAWYKLIHRDMGPPERFLGPEVPDEEMLWQDPVPDADYDLIDEEDAAELKSEILDTDLSTSQLVKTAWASASTYRDSDKRGGANGARIRLEPQRSWEVNEPAELETVLDTLEEVQAEFNAAQSDDTKVSLADLIVLGGNAAVEQAAADAGYDVEIAFSPGRTDATQEWTDEESFEALKPDADGFRNYLSDDAPGRAEDLLVDKSDLLNLSVSEMTALLGGMRALGATYQDTDRGVLTDEPGTLTNDFFVNLLTMDTEWEPVSESREIFEGIDRETGEVEWEATRFDLVFGSNSRLRTVSEVYAAEDGEEEFVEEFVDTWEKVMRLDRFDLE; the protein is encoded by the coding sequence ATGATTAGATCCAATCAAGACTGGTGGCCAGACCAACTGAACCTGGATATCCTCGACCAGAACACCCAGAACCACGGGCCGATGGACGAGGAGTTCGACTACGCGGAGGCGTTCCAGTCGCTCGATTTCGACCAAGTGAAGGCGGACATCGAGGACGTGATGACGACGTCCCAGGAGTGGTGGCCGGCCGACTACGGTCACTACGGTCCGCTGTTCATCCGAATGGCGTGGCACAGCGCCGGGACGTACCGAACGTACGACGGCCGTGGCGGCGCCTCCGGCGGGCGACAGCGGCTTCCGCCGCTCGACAGCTGGCCGGACAACGCCAACCTCGACAAGGCTCGCCGACTGCTGTGGCCGGTCAAACAGAAGTACGGCCGCAACCTCTCGTGGGGTGACCTGATCATCCTCGCCGGCAACGTCGCGCTGGAATCCATGGGGTTCGAGACCTTCGGCTTCGCCGGCGGGCGTGAGGACGACTACAAGCCCGACGAGTCCGTCGACTGGGGTCCGGAAGACGAGTTCGAGCTGTCCTCCGAGGAGCGGTTCGAGGAGGACGGGACCCTCAAGTGGCCGCTCGGCAACACGGTCATGGGGCTCATCTACGTGAACCCCGAGGGCCCGAACGGTGAGCCCGACCTCGAAGGCTCCGCACAGAACATCCGCGAGTCGTTCGGTCAGATGGCGATGAACGACGAGGAGACGGTCGCGCTCATCGCCGGCGGACACACGTTCGGGAAGGTCCACGGCGCCGACGACCCCGACGAACACGTCGGCCCCGAGCCCGCGGCCGCGCCCATGGAGAAGCAGGGCCTCGGCTGGGAGAGCGACTTCGGCGAGGGCAAGGGCCCCGACACGATCACGAGCGGGATCGAGGGCCCGTGGAACACCACGCCGACCCAGTGGGACACGAGCTACGTCGACAACCTGCTGAACCACGAGTGGGAGCCGGAGAAGGGTCCCGGCGGCGCGTGGCAGTGGACGACGAAGGACGGCGAGCTCGACGACGCCGCGCCCGGCGTGCAGGATCCCTCGGACCGGGAGGACGTGATGATGCTCACGACGGACGTGGCACTGAAACACGACCCGGACTACCGCGAGGTCCTCGAACGGTTCCAGGAGAACCCGATGGAGTTCGGGATCAGCTTCGCGAAGGCGTGGTACAAGCTCATCCACCGCGACATGGGCCCGCCCGAGCGGTTCCTCGGCCCGGAGGTTCCCGACGAGGAGATGCTGTGGCAGGATCCCGTCCCCGACGCCGACTACGACCTGATCGACGAGGAGGACGCCGCCGAGCTGAAATCGGAGATCCTCGACACCGACCTGTCGACCTCTCAACTCGTCAAGACCGCGTGGGCGTCCGCTTCGACGTACCGCGACAGCGACAAGCGCGGCGGCGCCAACGGCGCCCGCATCCGCCTCGAACCCCAGCGTAGCTGGGAGGTGAACGAGCCGGCCGAGCTGGAGACCGTCCTGGACACGCTCGAGGAGGTCCAAGCGGAGTTCAACGCCGCGCAGTCCGACGACACGAAGGTCTCGCTCGCGGACCTGATCGTGCTCGGCGGCAACGCGGCCGTCGAACAGGCCGCTGCCGACGCCGGCTACGACGTGGAGATCGCCTTCAGCCCCGGTCGGACGGACGCCACGCAGGAGTGGACCGACGAGGAGTCGTTCGAGGCGCTCAAGCCCGACGCGGACGGCTTCCGCAACTACCTCAGCGACGACGCCCCGGGCCGCGCCGAGGACCTGCTGGTCGACAAGTCGGACCTGCTGAACCTGTCTGTCAGCGAGATGACCGCCCTGCTGGGCGGCATGCGCGCGCTCGGCGCGACGTACCAGGACACCGACCGCGGCGTCCTCACGGACGAGCCCGGGACGCTGACCAACGACTTCTTCGTGAACCTGCTGACCATGGACACGGAGTGGGAGCCGGTCTCGGAGTCGCGTGAGATCTTCGAGGGCATCGACCGCGAGACGGGCGAGGTCGAGTGGGAGGCCACCCGCTTCGATCTCGTGTTCGGCTCGAACTCGCGCCTGCGTACCGTCTCGGAGGTGTACGCCGCAGAGGACGGCGAGGAGGAGTTCGTCGAGGAGTTCGTCGACACCTGGGAGAAGGTCATGCGGCTCGACCGGTTCGACCTCGAGTAG
- a CDS encoding DUF7526 family protein: MTETITIEVIHAVAPEELDEADLQPSLRELADSRHVLVGRRGGRQSWLDRIRAFVARDPVEAVTVVTDEAASEGAELTLAVDETEIAGVYVASATRTVD, from the coding sequence GTGACCGAGACGATCACGATCGAGGTGATACACGCCGTCGCGCCGGAGGAACTCGACGAGGCCGACCTGCAGCCCTCGCTTCGGGAACTCGCCGACTCCCGCCACGTGCTCGTCGGTCGTCGCGGCGGACGCCAGTCGTGGCTCGATCGGATCCGGGCGTTCGTCGCGCGCGACCCGGTCGAGGCGGTAACGGTCGTGACCGACGAAGCCGCGAGCGAGGGGGCGGAGCTGACCCTCGCCGTCGACGAGACGGAGATCGCGGGGGTGTACGTCGCGTCGGCGACACGGACGGTCGACTGA
- a CDS encoding NAD(P)/FAD-dependent oxidoreductase — protein MTEEIVIVGAGTGGSVLANDLAERLDAEIDAGDVRVTLVNDSPDHVYKPVWLYVPFGKRESEDGRRPLSQLVDDRVDLRIDRVIDVDTDAKRIEYRDGTGPNEYDHLVLATGSTLAPDEVPGLREGGYDFYSEDGAEALREELLSFTEGHLVLSVVGTPHMCPAAPLEFVFMADAWFRERGLRDDVDITYTYPVNRVHGNPNIAEWARPKMDERDIAVETFFNAEEVDPDEQVISSMEGSELEYDLLVDIPPHRGVDLIEEAGLGDRGWVEVDKHTLEAKHAEDVYALGDTAATGVPNAGSVAHYQAGVVGQRLASHVRGYPATETYDGKTLCFIETGMDEASFVEFDYENPPAPAPPSEKLHWSKLAYNEAYWLTARGLL, from the coding sequence ATGACCGAGGAGATCGTCATCGTCGGCGCGGGGACCGGCGGGAGCGTTCTCGCGAACGACCTGGCCGAGCGGCTCGACGCCGAGATCGACGCCGGGGACGTTCGGGTGACGCTCGTCAACGACAGTCCCGACCACGTGTACAAGCCGGTGTGGCTGTACGTCCCGTTCGGCAAGCGCGAGTCCGAGGACGGCCGTCGTCCGCTCTCACAGCTCGTCGACGACCGCGTCGATCTGCGGATCGACCGCGTGATCGACGTCGACACAGACGCCAAGCGGATCGAGTACCGCGACGGCACCGGCCCGAACGAGTACGACCACCTCGTGCTCGCGACCGGGTCGACGCTCGCGCCCGACGAGGTGCCGGGCCTCCGGGAGGGCGGGTACGACTTCTACAGCGAGGACGGCGCCGAGGCGCTCCGAGAGGAGTTACTCTCGTTTACCGAGGGCCACCTCGTCCTCAGCGTCGTCGGGACGCCGCACATGTGCCCGGCCGCGCCGCTGGAGTTCGTCTTCATGGCGGACGCGTGGTTCCGGGAACGGGGACTGCGCGACGACGTCGATATCACCTACACCTACCCGGTGAACCGCGTTCACGGCAACCCGAACATCGCCGAGTGGGCGCGCCCGAAGATGGACGAGCGCGACATCGCCGTCGAGACGTTCTTCAACGCCGAGGAGGTGGACCCCGACGAGCAGGTCATCTCGTCGATGGAGGGGTCGGAGCTGGAGTACGACCTCCTCGTCGACATCCCGCCGCACCGCGGGGTCGACCTGATCGAGGAGGCCGGCCTCGGCGACCGCGGCTGGGTCGAGGTCGACAAACACACTCTCGAAGCCAAACACGCCGAGGACGTGTACGCGCTCGGCGACACCGCCGCGACGGGCGTGCCCAACGCCGGTAGCGTCGCCCACTATCAGGCGGGCGTCGTCGGCCAGCGGCTCGCGAGCCACGTCCGCGGCTACCCGGCGACGGAGACGTACGACGGCAAGACGCTGTGTTTCATCGAGACCGGCATGGACGAGGCGTCGTTCGTCGAGTTCGACTACGAGAACCCGCCCGCGCCCGCGCCGCCCTCGGAGAAGCTTCACTGGTCGAAGCTGGCGTACAACGAGGCGTACTGGCTCACCGCGCGGGGGTTACTGTAA